One Mus musculus strain C57BL/6J chromosome X, GRCm38.p6 C57BL/6J DNA window includes the following coding sequences:
- the Plp1 gene encoding myelin proteolipid protein isoform 1 (isoform 1 is encoded by transcript variant 4) — protein sequence MGLLECCARCLVGAPFASLVATGLCFFGVALFCGCGHEALTGTEKLIETYFSKNYQDYEYLINVIHAFQYVIYGTASFFFLYGALLLAEGFYTTGAVRQIFGDYKTTICGKGLSATVTGGQKGRGSRGQHQAHSLERVCHCLGKWLGHPDKFVGITYALTVVWLLVFACSAVPVYIYFNTWTTCQSIAFPSKTSASIGSLCADARMYGVLPWNAFPGKVCGSNLLSICKTAEFQMTFHLFIAAFVGAAATLVSLLTFMIAATYNFAVLKLMGRGTKF from the exons ATGG gCTTGTTAGAGTGTTGTGCTAGATGTCTGGTAGGGGCCCCCTTTGCTTCCCTGGTGGCCACTGGATTGTGTTTCTTTGGAGTGGCACTGTTCTGTGGATGTGGACATGAAGCTCTCACTGGTACAGAAAAGCTAATTGAGACCTATTTCTCCAAAAACTACCAGGACTATGAGTATCTCATTAATGT GATTCATGCTTTCCAGTATGTCATCTATGGAActgcctctttcttcttcctttatggGGCCCTCCTGCTGGCTGAGGGCTTCTACACCACCGGCGCTGTCAGGCAGATCTTTGGCGACTACAAGACCACCATCTGCGGCAAGGGCCTGAGCGCAACGGTAACAGGGGGCCAGAAGGGGAGGGGTTCCAGAGGCCAACATCAAGCTCATTCTTTGGAGCGGGTGTGTCATTGTTTGGGAAAATGGCTAGGACATCCCGACAAG TTTGTGGGCATCACCTATGCCCTGACTGTTGTATGGCTCCTGGTGTTTGCCTGCTCGGCTGTACCTGTGTACATTTACTTCAATACCTGGACCACCTGTCAGTCTATTGCCTTCCCTAGCAAGACCTCTGCCAGTATAGGCAGTCTCTGCGCTGATGCCAGAATGTATG GTGTTCTCCCATGGAATGCTTTCCCTGGCAAGGTTTGTGGCTCCAACCTTCTGTCCATCTGCAAAACAGCTGAG TTCCAAATGACCTTCCACCTGTTTATTGCTGCGTTTGTGGGTGCTGCGGCCACACTAGTTTCCCTG CTCACCTTCATGATTGCTGCCACTTACAACTTCGCCGTCCTTAAACTCATGGGCCGAGGCACCAAGTTCTGA
- the Plp1 gene encoding myelin proteolipid protein isoform 2 (isoform 2 is encoded by transcript variant 2), protein MGLLECCARCLVGAPFASLVATGLCFFGVALFCGCGHEALTGTEKLIETYFSKNYQDYEYLINVIHAFQYVIYGTASFFFLYGALLLAEGFYTTGAVRQIFGDYKTTICGKGLSATFVGITYALTVVWLLVFACSAVPVYIYFNTWTTCQSIAFPSKTSASIGSLCADARMYGVLPWNAFPGKVCGSNLLSICKTAEFQMTFHLFIAAFVGAAATLVSLLTFMIAATYNFAVLKLMGRGTKF, encoded by the exons ATGG gCTTGTTAGAGTGTTGTGCTAGATGTCTGGTAGGGGCCCCCTTTGCTTCCCTGGTGGCCACTGGATTGTGTTTCTTTGGAGTGGCACTGTTCTGTGGATGTGGACATGAAGCTCTCACTGGTACAGAAAAGCTAATTGAGACCTATTTCTCCAAAAACTACCAGGACTATGAGTATCTCATTAATGT GATTCATGCTTTCCAGTATGTCATCTATGGAActgcctctttcttcttcctttatggGGCCCTCCTGCTGGCTGAGGGCTTCTACACCACCGGCGCTGTCAGGCAGATCTTTGGCGACTACAAGACCACCATCTGCGGCAAGGGCCTGAGCGCAACG TTTGTGGGCATCACCTATGCCCTGACTGTTGTATGGCTCCTGGTGTTTGCCTGCTCGGCTGTACCTGTGTACATTTACTTCAATACCTGGACCACCTGTCAGTCTATTGCCTTCCCTAGCAAGACCTCTGCCAGTATAGGCAGTCTCTGCGCTGATGCCAGAATGTATG GTGTTCTCCCATGGAATGCTTTCCCTGGCAAGGTTTGTGGCTCCAACCTTCTGTCCATCTGCAAAACAGCTGAG TTCCAAATGACCTTCCACCTGTTTATTGCTGCGTTTGTGGGTGCTGCGGCCACACTAGTTTCCCTG CTCACCTTCATGATTGCTGCCACTTACAACTTCGCCGTCCTTAAACTCATGGGCCGAGGCACCAAGTTCTGA